One genomic region from Ignavibacteria bacterium encodes:
- a CDS encoding B12-binding domain-containing radical SAM protein: MNRILFIEPKSPDLHIFSTFALPRLGTILLATIAKEHGYECRVLIENIEELNSELLWEFDLVAISTITSTAPRAYAIADYCRKIGIPVVLGGSHVTFCKDEALEHADFVIRGEGEKAFLKLVDALNYDYSLNDVPNLSFKNGSEIIHNSTEEHIFNLDELPHPDFTLIQGGMKNLNNTRIIPVQTSRGCPFDCTFCSVTTMFGHKYRFNSVEYVLEEIFEYNDDPNNFIFFYDDHFLANRKRTKQLLEEMIRRKFRLKWSAQVRADISKDEELIRLMKQAGCQTVFIGFESTNPDSLLSMKKKQDVNDSIQAIYILKKYKIAIHGMFVFGFDEDTAKSCNATIKFAKRHKLSSVQFLLLTPFPGTSLYEKLINENRILLNDWSFYDAHHVVFQPRNFSILELQLAQMKGHKKFYSQIQLMRRIFLLRIEEAVINIYARRLNRFWKKLNKPYLKLANLVRNSKCFEIKFNIKKPVNILE; this comes from the coding sequence ATCAACAGAATATTATTTATAGAACCAAAATCACCTGACCTCCACATTTTTTCAACATTTGCACTTCCGAGATTGGGAACAATCCTTCTTGCAACAATTGCCAAAGAACATGGATATGAGTGTCGAGTATTAATTGAAAATATTGAAGAGCTGAATTCAGAACTGCTTTGGGAATTTGATCTCGTTGCAATTTCTACAATTACTTCAACTGCACCTCGTGCTTACGCCATCGCAGATTATTGCAGGAAAATTGGAATCCCAGTTGTGCTCGGCGGTTCTCATGTAACGTTTTGTAAAGATGAAGCACTCGAGCATGCTGACTTTGTTATTCGTGGTGAAGGAGAAAAAGCTTTTCTGAAATTGGTGGATGCTTTAAATTATGATTACTCCTTGAATGATGTTCCAAACCTTTCCTTCAAAAATGGTTCTGAAATTATTCACAATTCAACCGAAGAACATATCTTCAATCTTGATGAACTTCCTCACCCGGATTTTACTTTGATACAGGGGGGGATGAAGAATTTAAATAACACCCGAATTATTCCTGTTCAAACCTCTCGCGGCTGTCCGTTCGATTGCACATTTTGCTCAGTAACTACGATGTTTGGGCATAAATATCGTTTTAACTCAGTGGAGTATGTCCTCGAAGAAATTTTTGAATACAATGATGATCCAAACAATTTTATTTTCTTTTACGACGATCATTTCCTCGCTAATAGAAAAAGGACAAAACAATTGCTTGAAGAAATGATCAGGAGAAAGTTCAGACTGAAATGGTCTGCACAAGTGAGAGCTGATATTTCGAAAGATGAGGAATTGATTCGATTGATGAAACAGGCAGGCTGTCAGACGGTGTTCATAGGATTTGAATCAACAAATCCTGATAGTTTACTGAGCATGAAGAAAAAGCAAGATGTAAATGACAGTATCCAAGCAATTTACATTTTAAAGAAATACAAAATTGCTATACACGGAATGTTTGTATTTGGATTTGATGAAGACACTGCCAAATCCTGCAATGCGACTATCAAATTTGCGAAGAGACACAAGCTAAGCTCTGTACAGTTTTTATTACTCACTCCATTTCCAGGAACAAGTCTTTATGAAAAATTAATTAATGAAAATCGAATTTTATTGAACGATTGGAGCTTTTACGATGCTCATCATGTAGTTTTTCAACCAAGGAACTTTTCAATTCTGGAATTACAATTAGCTCAAATGAAAGGGCACAAGAAATTTTATTCGCAGATTCAATTGATGAGAAGAATATTTTTATTGCGGATTGAAGAGGCGGTAATCAATATTTATGCTCGGAGATTAAATAGATTCTGGAAGAAGTTGAATAAACCTTATTTGAAGCTTGCAAACCTTGTCAGGAATTCAAAATGTTTCGAAATCAAGTTTAACATCAAAAAGCCAGTAAATATTTTAGAGTAA